The genomic region TGCTGATCCGCATCGCCGGCCGCGGCGGGCGCCGCTCGGTGCGCGTGCTGACGCGCGAAGGGCTCGACTGGAGCGCGAAGTTCGGCGCGCAGTGCGCCGCGTTCGCCGCGTTGCCGGTCGACGATGCCTGGCTCGACGCCGAGGCCGTGGTGCTGGACGCGCGCGGCGTGCCCGATTTCGCGGCACTGCAACGGGCGCTGTCGGACGGCGACGATGCGGCCATCGTCTGCTTCGTGTTCGACCTGCTGCATCTGGACGGCCGCGCGCTGCAGGCGGTGCCGCTCGATGCGCGCCGCGCGCGGCTGGCCGCGCTGCTGGCCGGCGCCGATTCCGGCTGCCTGCGCTTCTCGCCGACGCTCGACGGCGCGCCGGCGGCGCTGCTGGAGGCCGCCGCGCGGGCCGGGCTCGAAGGCCTGATCGGCAAGCGCGCCGACGGCGCCTACCGCGCCGGACGCAGTCGCCAATGGATCAAGCTCAAATGCCGGCAGCGCCAGGAATTCGTGATCGGCGGCTACAGCGCGCCGCGCGGCAGCCGCAGCCACTTCGGCGCGCTGCTGCTCGGCGTCCACGCGGCGCCGCCGCGCTCGACGCGGCGCGGCGGCCAGGCCGCGCGCGAGCGGGCCTTGCAGTATGTCGGCCGGGTCGGGACCGGCTTCGATGCGCAGCAGCTCGCCGCGCTGGCGAAGCGGCTCGCCGCGCTCGAGCGCGAGCGCGCGCCGTTCGCCGTGCCGCCGCCTTCGCGCGGCGACGCGGTGCGCTGGGTCGAGCCGAGGCTGGTCGCCGAGTGCGAGTTCGCAGGCTGGACCCGTGACGGGCTGCTGCGGCAGGCCGCCTTCATCGCGCTGCGCGAGGACAAGCCGGCCGCGCGCGTCGTCAGGGAAACCGCCTTGCCTACGGCGGGGCGAACCACGGGAGGCAGCATGGATAGTAACGAAGCAGCCTCGGCCGGCCATGCCGCGCGCCGTCGTCGCGGCGGCGCGGACGAACCGGTCGAGGCAGGCCAGGCCAGGCCGGCCGGCGCGGCAAGCGTGGCGGGAGTGCGCATCACGCATCCCGAGCGCGTCGTCGACGCGCAGGGCGGCTTTCGCAAGATCGACGTGGTGCGCTACTACGAGTCGGTGGCGCGCTGGCTGCTGCCGCAACTGAGCGGGCGGCCCGTGTCGCTGGTGCGCTATATGAAGGGCATCGGCGGCGAATCGTTCTTCCAGAAGCACGCGGGCGCGCGCGGCATGGGCTTCGTCACGCGCCACCCGGGGCTCGATCCGGGCCACGACGCGCTGATGACGCTCGACGACACGGCCGCGCTGGTGGGCGCCGCGCAATTCGACGCCATCGAGTTTCACACCTGGAACGCGACGGTGGACCGGATCGAGCGGCCCGAGCGCCTGGTGTTCGATCTCGATCCCGATCCGGCGCTGCCGTGGGAGCGGATGATCGAGGCGGCCGGCCTAGTGCGCGCGCTGCTCGAGGCGCTGGGCCTGCCGGCGTTCTGCAAGACCAGCGGCGGCAAGGGGCTGCATGTGGTGGTGCCGATCGTGCGGCATACCGAATGGGACGACGCGAAGGCGTTCTCGCAGGCGGTGGCGCGGCATCTGGCCGGGCAGCTGCCGGAGCGCTTCACCGCGAAGATGGGGCCGGAGAATCGCCGCGGCCTGATCTTCGTCGACTACCTGCGCAACGGCCGCGGCGCGAGCACGGTGGCCGCCTATTCGGCGCGCGCGCGGCCCGGGATGGGCGTCTCGGTGCCGCTCGCCTGGGAGGAGGTGGCGGCCACCACGGGCGGCGCGCAATGGACGATCGCGAACCTGTCGGCGCGGCTCGACGCGCAGCGGGCCGACCCGTGGGACGGCTACGACGCCGCACGCACGCGCATCACGGCGGCGATGCGCAAGCGCCTCGGCGAGCGCTGAGGGGCGCCTCGCGCGGAGCGGGCGCCGCAGCCGTGCGCCGGCTTTGTACAATGGAGGCGATCCGACCGCCTCCGCGCCGCGCGGCGCCCGCCCGCCATGTCCACTCGCACCCCGGCCCCGCGCCTGCAGCCCCGCAAGACCCCGAGCCAGCCGCGCGCGGCCGAAACGGTGGCCGCGATCGTCGAGGCGGCGGCGCAGGTGCTGGAGATGGCCGGCATCGACGGGTTCAACACCAACGCGGTGGCCGAGCGCGCGGGCGTGAGCATCGGCTCGCTCTACCAGTACTTTCCCGGCAAGGACGCCCTGACGGTCGCGCTGATGCGGCGCGAGATGCTGCGCTTTCAGCAGGATCTGGAGGCGGCGCTCGACGAGCCCGACGGCACCGCCGCGCTCGAACGCCTGATCGGCGCGGCCGCGCGCCAGCAGCTCGAGCGCCCGGTGCTGGCGCGGCTGCTGGACGTGCAGGAAGCCGATCCGCTGCTGCGCGACGCGGTGAGATGCGCATCCATGCCGCAGATCGTCACGACGGTGGTGTGCCGCGCGTTTCCGGCCTGCGCCGATCCGGCGCTCGCCGGGGCCGACCTGTGCGCGATGATCCGCGGGCTCGTGGATGCGGCCGGCGAGCGCGGCGAGCGCGACGTGGCTCACCTCGAACGGCGCGTGCGTGCGGCCGTGTTCGGCTACCTCACGCAGTTGGGCGCCGGCTGAGGCGCGCGCCGCGGCCCGGCGGCCGGTGGCGGAAGGCGGGCGAGGCAGGCGGGCTGGCGGACTGGCGGACTGGCGGACTGGCGGACTGGCGGACTGGCGGACTGGCGAGGCGGGCGGGCTCCGGACGCGAGCCCCCGAATGTGAGCAAACGGAGGCCGGCCGAGCCGGCCGCGCCGGGCCGCCGCGGCCTGCCGCGCGGCCTTGCCGGCGCCCAGCCGGCGCGCGGGCAATGCGAGTAGCCGGCGGCCGGCCCCGGCCCGTATTCTGATGGCGCTGGCGGTGACCCCCACCGTGCACCGCCGCTTCCACCGGAGCCTCCGCCATCATGAAACTGAATCACCTGAGCTTTCCCTCGGCCGACACGGCCGCGACCGCCGCCTTCTTCGAGCGCTATCTCGGCTTCACGATCGCCGGCACCTGGGACCGGTCCTACATCCTCAAGCGCCCCGGCTTCGACGTGGTGATCGAGCACGTCGACGACGGCGCGCCGGCCTGGCCGCGCTCGTTCCATGCCGGCTTCGAGATGCCCGACATCGACGCGGTGCGCGCGCTCCACCAACGCCTCGCGGGCGACGGCGCGGCGCTCGAAACCGGCATCTTCAACAACGGCCGCGGCTCGCGCTTCTTTTGCCGCGCTCCGGGCGGCGTGATGTTCGAGCTGAACACGCGCGCCGACGCGGCGCCCGAATACCGCGGCACCTTCGACTGATTCCACGGCACGCCGCCGCGGGCCGAATCGATGCCAGATCAATTAGTGATCCTGTCGATCCGGCGCGCGCGGCAGGCCATCGGCATCTCCTCGCGAAATCGCTTCTTTGCCACGGAGTGACCCATGAGCACCCTGACCACCGCCCCGCTCGCGCCGCTGCTCGCGCGCCTGTTCGACGAAGCCGACGCGGCGGCCCCGGCCTTGCACCGCGCCGTCGCCGGGCTGCCCGACGGCGAGCTGGCGCGCCTGATGCGCAGCAAGACAGACTACCTCGACTGGTATGGCCGCATGAAGGATCTGCCGCTGCCGATATCGAGGCAGACCGGCAAGCTGCTGTACCAGCTCGCGCGCGGCGGCGGCGCGCGCAACATCGTCGAGTTCGGCACCTCGTTCGGCATCTCGACGCTGCATCTGGCCGCCGCGCTGCGCGACAACGGCGGCGGCCGGCTGGTCACCAGCGAGTTCGAGCCGTCGAAGATCGCGCGCGCCCGCCGCAACCTGGCGGCGGGCGGCCTGCTCGAGCTGGTCGAGATCCGCGAGGGCGACGCGCTGCACACGCTCGCCGCCGATCTGCCCGAGCGCGTGGACCTGCTGCTGCTCGACGGCGCGAAGGCGCTCTATCCCGAGATCCTCGCGCTGGTCGAGCCGCGGCTGCGGCCCGGCGCGTTCGTGGTGGCCGACAATGCCGGCCACAGCCCCGCGTATCTGGCACGCGTGCGCGCGACCGGGCACGGCTACCTGTCGACGCCGTTCGGCGGCGACGTCGAGCTGTCGATGCGCCTGCATTGACGCGCGCACGCGCCGGCATGCCGGGATGGGCCGTGGCGTGCGGTGACGGGCTGTTATGCGCGCCTGGCCGGTGCGAAGCGGTCGAGGTCGGCGCTGTCGTGGCGTTCGTGCTGCTGTTCCGAGGCCTCGCCGCGCACGCGGTTGACGTGGCGCCCGCGCTTGACGGCCGGCCGCGCGGCGATCTCGTCGGCCCAGCGCAGCAGGTGCGTGTATTCGCCGACGTTGAGGAACTCGGCCGCGCCGTACAGCTCGCCCTGTACGAGGCCGCCGTACCACGGCCAGATGGCGATGTCGGCGATCGTGTAGTCGTCGCCGGCGATATAGCGGCGTCCGGCGAGCAGGCGGTTCAGGACGTCGAGCTGGCGCTTGGTCTCCATCGTGAAGCGGTCGATCGGATATTCGAGCTTCTCGGGCGCATAGGCGTAGAAGTGCCCGAAGCCGCCGCCCACGTAGGGTGCCGAGCCCATCTGCCAGAACAGCCAGTTCAGCGTTTCCGCGCGCGCGGCCGGATCGGCCGGCACCAGCGCGCCGAACTTGTCGGCCAGGTAGAGCAGGATCGAGCCCGATTCGAACACGCGCACCGGCGCGGCGCCGCTGCGGTCGACCAGCGCCGGGATCTTCGAATTCGGGTTGATCTCCACGAAGCCGCTGCCGAACTGGTCGCCCTCGCCGATGCGGATCAGCCAGGCGTCGTACTCGGCGCCCGCATGGCCGAGCGCGAGCAGTTCCTCGAGCATCACGCCGACCTTCACGCCGTTCGGGGTGGCCAGCGAATAGAGCTGCAGCGGATGCTTGCCGACCGGCAGCGGCTTGTCATGGGTCGCGCCGGCCACCGGGCGGTTGATGTTCGCGAACTGGCCGCCGGATGGCGCGCGCTGCGTCCAGACGGCCGGGGGGACATAGACGGAATCCTGACTCATGCAATGTTCTCCGAAAAGGGCATCGACCGCCCGCGTGCGAGGCCGCGGGGCGAAGGGGCGCGCGCGGCGCCTCGCTGCAGCAGCGCGCCGAACCCGCTACTCTAGACGCGTTTCGGCGTTCTTGCCGGCGACAGCCTGAGAGCCGCCGCGGCACCGGCACGCGCCCGCGGTTTCGGCTTGGCAGCGACGCGGCCGCGGAGCGATCATGGAGCCCTTGCCGCGCGGCGCCCCGGGCTCCGCTCGCGGCTGCGTCGCGCGCCGCCGTGCCATGTCGTGCCATGCCGCGCTCGGGCCGCCGGCGCCCGCGCTGTTTTGCCATCCGATCTTCAGGGAGTCCAGCATGCCTTCATTCGCTATCGTTTCCGTTTCGCGCGGGTTCGCCCCCGCGCCGGCCGTCATCGTGCGCCGGAGGTTCGCATGAAGGCCGCCGTGTTTCGCGCACCCGGCGGCCTCGATCGCATCGAGATCCTCGAGGTGGCCGACCCGGGCCGGCCGGGGCCGGGTCAGATCCGCGTCGCGCTGCACGCCACCTCGCTCAATTTCCACGACCTGATCGTCGCCAAGGGCGGCATGGGAACCGACGACGGCCGCGTGCTGATGTCCGACGGCGCCGGCGTGGTCGAGGCGGTGGGCGAGGGCGTGACCGAATTCGCGCCGGGCGACCACGTGGTCTCGCTGTTCTTCCCGCAATGGGCCGACGGCGCGCCGTGCCCGCCGGTCGGCGATTTCGCCGGCACGCCCGGTGACGGCATCGACGGCTTCGCGACCGAGGTGGTGGTGCGCGCGGCCGGCGCGTTCACGCACGCGCCGCGCGGCTGGCGCCATGCCGAGAGCGCGACCATCACCACCGCCGGGCTGACCGCCTGGCGCGCGCTGGTCGGCGACGCGGGCCTGAAGGCCGGCGACGTGGTGCTCACGCTCGGCACCGGCGGGGTGTCGATCGCGGCGCTGCAGATCGCCAAGGCGTCGGGCGCGACCGTGATCGTCACCTCGTCGTCGGACGAAAAACTCAGCCGCGCCAGCGCGCTCGGCGCCGATCACACCGTCAACTACCGGCATACGCCCGACTGGGGCCGCGTGGCGCGCGAGCTGACGGGCGGGCGCGGTGTCGATCACGTGATCGAGCTGGGCGGGCCGGGCACGCTCGCGCAGTCGATCGACGCGGTGCGCGTGGGCGGCCACATCTCGCTGATCGGCGTGCTGACCGGCATGCAGGGCGAGGTGCCGACGGCCGCGCTGATGAGCAAGCAGGCGCGGCTGCAGGGATTGATCGTCGGCAGCCGGCGCCAGCAGCAGGATTACGTGGCCGCGCTCGAGGCCACCGGCATCCGCCCGGTGATCGACCGCAGCTTCGGCTTCGGCGAACTGGCCGAGGCGTTCCGCTGGCAGGAGCAAGGCGGCCACTTCGGCAAGATCGTGGTGGAGTGGTAAGGGCAACGGCGCGCGGGCGAGGGCAGGGCAGCGTGCCGTGCCCGCGCCGCGCGCTGCTTACTTCGCGGTCGGCATGGCGAACTCGGCGCCCTTCTCGATGCTTTCGTTCCAGCGCTGCATGATCGACTTCTGGCGCGTGTAGAAGCGCACGCCCTCCTCGCCGTAGGCATGCATGTCGCCGAACAGGCTGCGCTTCCAGCCGCCGAAGCCGTGCCACGCCATCGGCACCGGAATCGGCACGTTGATGCCGACCATGCCCACCTCGATGCGGCGGCCGAACTCGCGCGCCACGTGGCCGTCGCGGGTGTAGACCGCCACGCCGTTGCCGAATTCGTGCGCATTGATCAGTTCGATCGCTTCGCCCAGGTCCTTCACGCGCACGCAGGCCAGCACCGGGCCGAAGATTTCCTCGCGATAGATGCGCATCTGCGGCGTGACGTGGTCGAACAGCGTGCCGCCCGTGAAGAAACCCTGCTCGTGGCCGGCCACCCGGTGGCCGCGCCCGTCCACCACCAGCGTCGCGCCTTCCTCGACGCCCAGGCCGATGTAGCCCTCGATCCGCTCGAGCGCCTGGCGCGTGACCACCGGGCCCATCTCCGACGCGGGGTCCATGCCGTTGCCGATCTTGAGCTGGCGCGCGCGCTCGGCCAGCCGCGGCACCAGCCGGTCGGCCACCTCGCCCACCAGCACCGCCACCGAGATCGCCATGCAGCGCTCGCCGGCCGAGCCGTAGCCGGCGCCGATCAGGCCGTCCACCGCCGCGTCCAGATCGGCGTCGGGCATCACCACCATGTGGTTCTTGGCGCCGCCGAGCGCCTGCACGCGCTTGCCGTGTTTCGCGCCGGTCTCGTAGATGTAGTTCGCGATCGGCGTCGAGCCGACGAAGCTGACGGCCTTCACGTCGCGGTGCGCGAGCAACGCGTCCACCACTTCCTTGTCGCCCTGCACCACGTTGAACACGCCGTCCGGCAGCCCGGCCCGCTTGAGCAGGTCGGCCATGAACAGCGAGGCCGACGGGTCGCGCTCGCTCGGCTTCAGGATGAAGCAGTTGCCGGCCGCGATCGCCACCGGGAACATCCAGCACGGCACCATGCACGGGAAGTTGAACGGCGTGATGCCGGCCACCACGCCGAGCGCCTGGCGCGTGGTCCAGTTGTCGATGCCGGTGGAGACCTGCTCGGTGTAGTCGCCCTTGAGCAGCTGCGGGACGCCGCAGGCGAATTCGATCACGTCGATGCCGCGCGAGACCTCGCCCTGCGCGTCGCTGAACACCTTGCCGTGCTCGGCCGTGATGATCGCGGCCAGCGCGTCGCGATGCTGGTTCATCAGTTCGAGGAAGCGCAGCATCACGCGCGCGCGGCGGATCGGCGGCGTGTCGCTCCAGCCGGCGAAGGCGCGCTTCGCGCTTGCCACCGCGGCCTCCACGTCGCTCGCGTCGCCGAGGCGCAGCGTGCGCGCGGCCTCGCCGGTGGCGGGGTTGTAGACGGGCTGCGAGCGCGTGCCGCGGCCGGCGCTGCGCTGGCCGCCGATGAAATGCTCGACGTCCGCGCGATC from Burkholderia glumae LMG 2196 = ATCC 33617 harbors:
- the ligD gene encoding DNA ligase D, which translates into the protein MTDTLSEYQRKRRFDATPEPAGAKRRGAPARRRDGAAAPLRFVVQVHHARRLHYDFRLELDGVLKSWAVPKGPSPDPADKRLAIQVEDHPLDYASFEGEIPPGHYGAGSVRIDDAGVWRPEGGVAGARRGYRDGKLTFELDGAKLRGRWSLIRTAMPGSRGKSSWLLVRAHEDAAGSEPADQAADQLVDQAAARRRTRQGRPAAKPAAKRPAKPAAAQPAASASGTATALPGARRAALPDALAPQLATLVAAPPEDEGWRYEMKFDGYRVLIRIAGRGGRRSVRVLTREGLDWSAKFGAQCAAFAALPVDDAWLDAEAVVLDARGVPDFAALQRALSDGDDAAIVCFVFDLLHLDGRALQAVPLDARRARLAALLAGADSGCLRFSPTLDGAPAALLEAAARAGLEGLIGKRADGAYRAGRSRQWIKLKCRQRQEFVIGGYSAPRGSRSHFGALLLGVHAAPPRSTRRGGQAARERALQYVGRVGTGFDAQQLAALAKRLAALERERAPFAVPPPSRGDAVRWVEPRLVAECEFAGWTRDGLLRQAAFIALREDKPAARVVRETALPTAGRTTGGSMDSNEAASAGHAARRRRGGADEPVEAGQARPAGAASVAGVRITHPERVVDAQGGFRKIDVVRYYESVARWLLPQLSGRPVSLVRYMKGIGGESFFQKHAGARGMGFVTRHPGLDPGHDALMTLDDTAALVGAAQFDAIEFHTWNATVDRIERPERLVFDLDPDPALPWERMIEAAGLVRALLEALGLPAFCKTSGGKGLHVVVPIVRHTEWDDAKAFSQAVARHLAGQLPERFTAKMGPENRRGLIFVDYLRNGRGASTVAAYSARARPGMGVSVPLAWEEVAATTGGAQWTIANLSARLDAQRADPWDGYDAARTRITAAMRKRLGER
- a CDS encoding TetR/AcrR family transcriptional regulator; this encodes MSTRTPAPRLQPRKTPSQPRAAETVAAIVEAAAQVLEMAGIDGFNTNAVAERAGVSIGSLYQYFPGKDALTVALMRREMLRFQQDLEAALDEPDGTAALERLIGAAARQQLERPVLARLLDVQEADPLLRDAVRCASMPQIVTTVVCRAFPACADPALAGADLCAMIRGLVDAAGERGERDVAHLERRVRAAVFGYLTQLGAG
- a CDS encoding VOC family protein; the encoded protein is MKLNHLSFPSADTAATAAFFERYLGFTIAGTWDRSYILKRPGFDVVIEHVDDGAPAWPRSFHAGFEMPDIDAVRALHQRLAGDGAALETGIFNNGRGSRFFCRAPGGVMFELNTRADAAPEYRGTFD
- a CDS encoding O-methyltransferase, whose amino-acid sequence is MSTLTTAPLAPLLARLFDEADAAAPALHRAVAGLPDGELARLMRSKTDYLDWYGRMKDLPLPISRQTGKLLYQLARGGGARNIVEFGTSFGISTLHLAAALRDNGGGRLVTSEFEPSKIARARRNLAAGGLLELVEIREGDALHTLAADLPERVDLLLLDGAKALYPEILALVEPRLRPGAFVVADNAGHSPAYLARVRATGHGYLSTPFGGDVELSMRLH
- the yghU gene encoding glutathione-dependent disulfide-bond oxidoreductase gives rise to the protein MSQDSVYVPPAVWTQRAPSGGQFANINRPVAGATHDKPLPVGKHPLQLYSLATPNGVKVGVMLEELLALGHAGAEYDAWLIRIGEGDQFGSGFVEINPNSKIPALVDRSGAAPVRVFESGSILLYLADKFGALVPADPAARAETLNWLFWQMGSAPYVGGGFGHFYAYAPEKLEYPIDRFTMETKRQLDVLNRLLAGRRYIAGDDYTIADIAIWPWYGGLVQGELYGAAEFLNVGEYTHLLRWADEIAARPAVKRGRHVNRVRGEASEQQHERHDSADLDRFAPARRA
- a CDS encoding zinc-dependent alcohol dehydrogenase family protein; this encodes MKAAVFRAPGGLDRIEILEVADPGRPGPGQIRVALHATSLNFHDLIVAKGGMGTDDGRVLMSDGAGVVEAVGEGVTEFAPGDHVVSLFFPQWADGAPCPPVGDFAGTPGDGIDGFATEVVVRAAGAFTHAPRGWRHAESATITTAGLTAWRALVGDAGLKAGDVVLTLGTGGVSIAALQIAKASGATVIVTSSSDEKLSRASALGADHTVNYRHTPDWGRVARELTGGRGVDHVIELGGPGTLAQSIDAVRVGGHISLIGVLTGMQGEVPTAALMSKQARLQGLIVGSRRQQQDYVAALEATGIRPVIDRSFGFGELAEAFRWQEQGGHFGKIVVEW
- a CDS encoding CoA-acylating methylmalonate-semialdehyde dehydrogenase, yielding MDSYTDRADVEHFIGGQRSAGRGTRSQPVYNPATGEAARTLRLGDASDVEAAVASAKRAFAGWSDTPPIRRARVMLRFLELMNQHRDALAAIITAEHGKVFSDAQGEVSRGIDVIEFACGVPQLLKGDYTEQVSTGIDNWTTRQALGVVAGITPFNFPCMVPCWMFPVAIAAGNCFILKPSERDPSASLFMADLLKRAGLPDGVFNVVQGDKEVVDALLAHRDVKAVSFVGSTPIANYIYETGAKHGKRVQALGGAKNHMVVMPDADLDAAVDGLIGAGYGSAGERCMAISVAVLVGEVADRLVPRLAERARQLKIGNGMDPASEMGPVVTRQALERIEGYIGLGVEEGATLVVDGRGHRVAGHEQGFFTGGTLFDHVTPQMRIYREEIFGPVLACVRVKDLGEAIELINAHEFGNGVAVYTRDGHVAREFGRRIEVGMVGINVPIPVPMAWHGFGGWKRSLFGDMHAYGEEGVRFYTRQKSIMQRWNESIEKGAEFAMPTAK